In the genome of Bradyrhizobium arachidis, one region contains:
- a CDS encoding PLP-dependent aminotransferase family protein gives MSKFEYVKLADAIAADITNGTLRPGDRLPPQRNFAYDRGIAVSTASRVYTELLRRGLVVGEVGRGTFISGDVRREVETVSEPRDARIDFEVNYPLLPQQWAMIAKSLAGLERVDALESALRVSTSTGTKSARNAAAAYLARKDFAPQAEQIVFTANGKQSLAAALAALVPTGGRCGVEALTYPYVKSIAARLGITLVPIPMDEFGARPDAIQKAHREAHLSALYLQPIIQNPLGVTMNATRRADIMRVAEKLDLTIIEDTVYGFLADDTPLAALGPDRCIVIDSLSKKVAPGLALGILVAPPHLRESVMSAVRTGGWTASGHALAAGQRLMADGTVAELTRLKRIDATRRQQTAARLLAGYQHAADPRSYHLWLTLPPHWRSQTFVAAAARRGIALTPSSTFAIAHGHAPNAVRLALAPPSFEQLDSGLRTIVSLLGTKEEDFDSTE, from the coding sequence ATGTCCAAGTTCGAGTACGTGAAGCTTGCCGATGCCATTGCGGCCGATATCACTAACGGCACGTTAAGGCCCGGCGACCGGCTGCCGCCGCAGCGCAATTTTGCCTATGACCGTGGCATCGCGGTCTCGACCGCGAGCCGGGTTTATACGGAATTGCTCCGCCGCGGCCTCGTCGTCGGCGAGGTCGGCCGCGGCACCTTTATCTCCGGCGACGTCAGGCGCGAGGTCGAGACCGTCAGCGAGCCGCGCGATGCGCGGATCGACTTCGAGGTCAATTATCCGCTATTGCCGCAGCAATGGGCGATGATCGCCAAGAGCCTTGCGGGGCTGGAGCGCGTCGATGCGCTCGAATCCGCGCTGCGCGTCTCCACCAGCACCGGCACCAAGAGCGCGCGCAACGCGGCCGCCGCCTATCTCGCGCGCAAGGATTTTGCGCCGCAGGCCGAGCAGATCGTGTTCACCGCCAACGGCAAGCAATCGCTCGCGGCAGCGCTCGCCGCGCTCGTGCCCACCGGCGGCCGCTGCGGCGTCGAGGCGCTGACCTATCCTTACGTCAAGAGCATCGCCGCGCGGCTCGGCATCACGCTGGTGCCGATTCCAATGGACGAATTCGGCGCGCGGCCCGATGCGATCCAGAAGGCCCATCGCGAGGCGCATCTGTCGGCGCTGTATCTCCAGCCCATCATCCAGAACCCGCTCGGCGTCACCATGAACGCGACGCGGCGCGCCGATATCATGCGCGTCGCCGAGAAGCTCGATCTCACCATCATCGAGGACACCGTCTACGGCTTCCTCGCCGACGACACGCCGCTGGCTGCGCTCGGACCGGACCGCTGCATCGTCATCGACAGCCTGTCCAAGAAGGTCGCGCCGGGCCTTGCCCTCGGCATCCTGGTCGCGCCGCCGCACTTGCGCGAGAGCGTGATGAGCGCGGTGCGCACCGGCGGCTGGACCGCCTCCGGCCATGCGCTGGCGGCCGGGCAGCGGCTGATGGCCGACGGCACGGTCGCCGAGCTGACGCGGCTGAAGCGCATCGACGCCACGCGCCGCCAACAGACCGCGGCAAGGCTGCTCGCGGGCTATCAGCACGCCGCCGATCCGCGCTCCTATCATCTCTGGCTGACGCTGCCGCCGCACTGGCGCTCGCAGACTTTCGTGGCCGCCGCAGCCCGTCGCGGCATCGCGCTGACGCCGTCCTCCACCTTCGCGATCGCGCATGGCCATGCGCCGAATGCGGTGCGCCTCGCGCTCGCCCCACCCAGCTTCGAGCAGCTCGATTCGGGCCTGCGCACGATCGTGTCGCTGCTCGGCACCAAGGAAGAAGATTTCGACTCGACGGAGTAG
- a CDS encoding MFS transporter, which translates to MRANTIKYQTFDDGAGAPRARSPLATSLTLAAMSLGYGVVQLDVTIVNTALDAMGKTLGGGVAELQWVVSAYTIAFAAFILTAGALGDRIGAKRIFMAGFAIFTAASLACALSPNAIVLIAARLVQGLAAAILVPNSLALLNHAYTDDRARGRAVAVWAAGASLALTAGPFVGGALITLVGWRAIFLVNLPIGLGGLWLSWRYAAETTRATSREIDLPGQLAAIGALGALAGAIIEGGALGWDHPAVIAAFVGAAVLAVLFIWRESRAAQPMLPLSLFGHRLFTLTTIVGLLVNVAIYGLIFVLSLYFQRINGLSAWWTGLAFVPMMGAVLPVNLLAPRLAERIGPCPTIVVGACVSALGCLGLVWIEAGTSYSAIFAQMIAISGGLGLLVPPLTSTLLGSVEKARSGIAAGVLNATRQTGSVLGVALFGSLVVSEATFMTGLHLSLIISAAVLLLAAAVIGLGARAQGPTM; encoded by the coding sequence ATGCGAGCTAACACCATCAAATATCAAACCTTCGACGACGGAGCCGGCGCGCCGCGAGCCCGTTCGCCTCTTGCGACCTCGCTCACGCTGGCGGCGATGAGCCTCGGCTATGGCGTGGTGCAACTCGACGTCACCATCGTCAACACCGCGCTGGATGCGATGGGCAAGACGCTCGGCGGCGGCGTCGCGGAGCTGCAATGGGTGGTCAGCGCCTACACCATTGCGTTCGCCGCCTTCATTTTGACGGCCGGCGCGCTCGGCGACCGCATCGGCGCCAAGCGCATCTTCATGGCGGGGTTCGCGATCTTCACCGCGGCCTCGCTGGCCTGCGCGCTGTCGCCCAACGCCATCGTCCTGATCGCCGCGCGGCTGGTCCAGGGACTGGCGGCGGCGATCCTGGTGCCGAATTCTCTCGCGCTGCTCAATCATGCCTACACGGACGATCGTGCGCGCGGCCGCGCCGTCGCCGTCTGGGCGGCCGGAGCGAGTCTCGCACTCACCGCCGGCCCGTTCGTCGGCGGCGCGCTGATCACGCTGGTCGGTTGGCGCGCGATCTTCCTGGTCAACCTGCCGATCGGGCTCGGCGGCCTCTGGCTGAGCTGGCGCTATGCGGCCGAGACCACGCGAGCGACCTCGCGTGAGATCGATCTGCCCGGCCAGCTTGCCGCGATCGGTGCGCTCGGGGCGCTTGCCGGCGCGATCATCGAAGGCGGCGCGCTCGGCTGGGACCATCCGGCGGTGATCGCGGCCTTCGTCGGAGCCGCCGTTCTCGCCGTGCTCTTCATCTGGCGCGAGAGCCGCGCGGCGCAGCCGATGCTGCCGCTGTCGCTGTTCGGTCACCGCTTGTTTACCCTGACCACGATCGTCGGCCTGCTCGTCAATGTCGCGATCTATGGCCTGATCTTCGTGCTCAGCCTGTACTTCCAGCGGATCAACGGGCTGTCGGCGTGGTGGACGGGTCTGGCCTTCGTGCCGATGATGGGGGCGGTGCTGCCGGTCAACCTGCTGGCGCCGCGCCTTGCCGAACGGATCGGCCCATGTCCCACCATCGTCGTCGGCGCCTGCGTCTCGGCGCTCGGCTGCCTCGGTCTGGTCTGGATCGAAGCCGGGACAAGTTACTCCGCGATCTTTGCGCAGATGATTGCGATCAGCGGCGGGCTCGGCCTGCTGGTGCCGCCGCTGACCTCGACCTTGCTGGGTAGCGTCGAGAAAGCGCGCTCCGGCATCGCCGCAGGAGTCCTGAACGCGACGCGGCAGACCGGCAGCGTGCTCGGCGTCGCGCTGTTCGGCTCGCTGGTGGTCTCGGAAGCAACGTTCATGACGGGGCTGCACCTGTCGCTGATCATTTCTGCCGCTGTCCTGCTGCTTGCTGCGGCCGTGATCGGCCTCGGCGCAAGGGCGCAGGGGCCGACAATGTGA
- a CDS encoding LysR substrate-binding domain-containing protein, producing the protein MFDLNQLRCFVTVAEELHFGRAAARLNMTQPPLSRQIQVLEHIIDAPLLERTSRSVRLTPAGRSFLPEARRILKLAESASQVARRIALGKTGSLKIGFTAAAAYGFLPELVAACRAKLPEVDFSLKEMVSGDQFEALTSGQIDAGLLRPPIARPELTSRRVVAEPLLAAIPKKHPLANADSITIKDFDDQPFVMYSPYESRYFHDLLVALFTRADVLPRYVQHLSQIHSILAMVRAGLGLAIVPAAAASLKISDVRLRPLKLRTRVPVELFMVWRRDDENPLLSALVKIAGELSSAEVAED; encoded by the coding sequence ATGTTCGACCTCAATCAGCTCCGCTGTTTTGTCACGGTGGCGGAGGAACTGCATTTCGGCCGCGCCGCCGCGCGGCTGAACATGACCCAGCCGCCGCTGTCCCGGCAGATCCAGGTGCTCGAGCACATCATCGACGCGCCGCTGCTGGAGCGCACCAGCCGCTCGGTGCGGCTGACGCCGGCGGGGCGCAGCTTCCTACCCGAGGCGCGGCGCATCCTCAAGCTTGCGGAAAGCGCCTCGCAAGTCGCCCGCCGCATCGCACTCGGCAAGACCGGCTCGCTCAAGATCGGCTTCACCGCGGCCGCCGCCTACGGCTTCCTGCCCGAACTGGTCGCCGCCTGCCGCGCGAAACTGCCCGAAGTCGATTTCTCGCTGAAGGAGATGGTGTCGGGCGACCAGTTCGAGGCGCTGACCTCGGGCCAGATCGACGCCGGCCTGCTGCGGCCGCCGATCGCGCGTCCCGAGCTCACCAGCCGCCGCGTCGTCGCCGAGCCGCTGCTGGCTGCGATCCCGAAGAAGCATCCGCTGGCGAATGCCGACAGCATCACCATCAAGGACTTCGACGACCAGCCCTTCGTGATGTATTCGCCCTATGAGAGCCGCTACTTCCACGATCTCCTGGTGGCGCTGTTCACGCGGGCCGACGTGCTGCCGCGCTATGTTCAGCATCTCAGCCAGATCCATTCGATCCTCGCCATGGTGCGCGCCGGCCTCGGCCTTGCCATCGTGCCGGCTGCGGCCGCGAGCCTGAAGATCTCCGACGTGCGGCTGCGGCCGCTCAAGCTGCGCACCCGTGTCCCCGTCGAGCTGTTCATGGTCTGGCGCCGCGACGACGAGAACCCGCTGCTGTCGGCCCTGGTCAAAATCGCCGGCGAATTGTCCTCCGCGGAGGTGGCGGAAGATTGA
- a CDS encoding lysylphosphatidylglycerol synthase transmembrane domain-containing protein, which translates to MHGLLTALKRGFKRWIGWRRLGIAASVFIIAFAVTTLVRTLKGIDTGVILTALTEIPRENIGLAAICVVFAFCTLTFYDFFALRTIGKKHVPYRIAALSSFTSYSIGHNIGATVFTGGAIRFRIYSDYGLNAIDVAKICFLSGLTFWLGNIFVLSIGMAIHPDAASYMDQLPSSINRLIAFGGLASISAYLVWLCMGEKRRELGQKGWKVVLPSAPLTLVQILIGVVDLGFCALAMYLLVPATPQIDFLSLAVVFILATLLGFASHAPGSIGVFDAAMLVALPEFGREQLLATLLVFRILYFVIPFGLAISIMGARELWMNVVEPWQERRRLAEACAQANLPKQVTPMERERLVRQASKR; encoded by the coding sequence ATGCACGGACTGCTGACCGCGCTGAAACGCGGCTTCAAACGATGGATCGGCTGGCGACGGCTCGGAATTGCCGCGAGCGTCTTCATCATCGCCTTCGCGGTCACCACGCTTGTGCGTACCCTCAAAGGCATCGATACCGGCGTCATCCTGACCGCGCTGACCGAGATTCCCCGGGAAAATATCGGGCTCGCGGCGATCTGCGTCGTCTTCGCGTTCTGTACGCTGACCTTCTACGACTTTTTTGCATTGCGAACGATCGGCAAGAAGCACGTGCCCTATCGCATCGCAGCACTGTCCAGCTTCACGTCCTATTCGATCGGCCACAACATCGGCGCCACGGTTTTTACCGGCGGCGCGATCCGTTTCCGGATCTATTCGGATTACGGGCTGAATGCGATCGACGTCGCCAAGATCTGCTTCCTGTCGGGACTGACCTTCTGGCTCGGTAACATCTTCGTGCTCTCGATCGGCATGGCGATCCATCCCGACGCCGCCTCGTACATGGATCAGCTTCCCTCCTCCATCAACCGGCTGATCGCGTTCGGCGGCCTCGCCTCGATCAGCGCCTATCTGGTCTGGCTCTGCATGGGCGAGAAGCGCCGCGAGCTCGGACAGAAGGGCTGGAAGGTGGTGCTGCCGTCGGCGCCCCTGACGCTGGTGCAGATCCTGATCGGCGTGGTCGATCTCGGCTTCTGCGCGCTGGCGATGTACCTCCTGGTGCCGGCCACTCCGCAGATCGATTTCCTCTCGCTCGCCGTCGTGTTCATCCTGGCGACGCTGCTGGGCTTTGCCAGCCATGCCCCCGGGTCGATCGGCGTGTTCGATGCCGCCATGCTGGTGGCGCTGCCCGAATTCGGCCGCGAACAGCTTCTGGCGACGCTGCTGGTGTTCCGCATCCTCTATTTCGTGATCCCGTTCGGCCTCGCCATCTCCATCATGGGCGCCCGCGAGCTCTGGATGAACGTGGTCGAGCCCTGGCAGGAGCGGCGGCGGCTGGCGGAGGCCTGCGCGCAGGCCAATCTGCCCAAGCAGGTGACGCCGATGGAGCGTGAGCGCCTGGTGCGGCAGGCCAGCAAGCGCTGA
- a CDS encoding MFS transporter produces the protein MARVGNTSIPSGARSEFGKTATVIAVGCLIGVLFAGSTIATPLYVIYKHQFGFSQITLTLIYAVYIVGNLTALLVFGRMSDEVGRRRTAVIAIGIAVAGAVVFLLAHGVASLYVARVLSGLAIGIGAGTGTAWLAELIAEQDRSRATVIATIANFTGLGLGALVAGLLAEYVALPLRTPFNAISWCWWLSRPSSPSRARPWIGRWLRSRSCRSGRVPAFRRRSGRASWRPR, from the coding sequence ATGGCAAGAGTTGGCAACACCTCAATTCCGTCTGGCGCAAGATCGGAGTTCGGCAAGACCGCAACCGTCATTGCCGTCGGCTGCCTGATCGGCGTCCTGTTCGCCGGCAGCACCATCGCAACGCCGCTCTACGTCATCTACAAGCACCAGTTCGGCTTCTCCCAGATCACCCTGACGCTGATCTATGCCGTCTACATCGTCGGCAATTTGACTGCACTGCTGGTGTTCGGCCGGATGTCGGACGAGGTCGGGCGGCGGCGCACGGCGGTCATTGCCATCGGCATCGCCGTCGCGGGGGCAGTGGTCTTCCTGCTCGCACACGGGGTCGCTTCGCTTTACGTGGCACGGGTGCTGAGCGGCCTCGCCATCGGGATCGGCGCCGGAACCGGCACGGCGTGGCTCGCCGAACTGATCGCCGAGCAGGACCGCTCCCGCGCCACCGTGATCGCGACGATCGCGAATTTCACCGGCCTCGGCCTCGGCGCGCTCGTCGCCGGCCTGCTTGCCGAATATGTCGCGCTTCCGCTGCGAACGCCGTTCAACGCTATCTCGTGGTGCTGGTGGTTGTCGCGACCCTCCTCGCCTTCGCGCGCGAGACCGTGGATCGGCCGCTGGCTGCGCTCACGCAGCTGTCGATCCGGCCGCGTGCCGGCGTTCCGTCGTCGATCCGGTCGCGCTTCGTGGCGCCCGCGGTGA
- a CDS encoding ferritin-like domain-containing protein translates to MGLFTKDIKTMNDLFVHQLQDIYYAEQQLTKALPKMASKATDPQLKQGFLTHLEETKQHVTRLEEVFKMHGVAVKAVDCPAIDGIIEEADETVGEVADKAVLDAALINAAQAAEHYEIVRYGSLIAWAKQLGRNDCASVLAKTLEEEKATDKKLTTLAESKVNLRAAS, encoded by the coding sequence ATGGGACTGTTCACAAAAGACATCAAGACCATGAACGACCTGTTCGTGCACCAGCTCCAGGACATCTATTACGCGGAGCAGCAGCTCACCAAGGCGCTGCCGAAAATGGCAAGTAAGGCCACCGATCCGCAGTTGAAGCAGGGCTTTTTGACGCACCTCGAGGAAACCAAGCAGCACGTCACGCGGCTCGAGGAAGTGTTCAAGATGCATGGCGTCGCCGTCAAGGCGGTGGACTGCCCGGCGATCGACGGCATCATCGAGGAAGCCGATGAGACCGTCGGCGAAGTCGCCGACAAGGCAGTGCTGGACGCCGCGCTGATCAATGCGGCGCAGGCCGCGGAGCATTACGAGATCGTCCGCTATGGCAGCCTGATCGCCTGGGCCAAGCAGCTCGGCCGCAACGACTGCGCCAGCGTGTTGGCCAAGACGCTGGAGGAGGAGAAGGCGACCGACAAGAAGCTGACGACGCTCGCCGAGAGCAAGGTCAATCTCCGCGCAGCGAGCTAG
- a CDS encoding bifunctional diguanylate cyclase/phosphodiesterase, giving the protein MYQVLYCLTDEHDWRLVALGGAVCLLASAAAISLFHRARAARGSARVAWIALDAAVAGCGIWATHFIAMQAYGPGAGGAYNIPVTVLSLIFAIAVTFIGLSISVSTTRGLLVALGGAVVGGGVAAMHYTGMMAFEIPAHVGWATGTVTVSILLGILFGSLALFVAGRRDGVSGALGATVLLTVAIVSHHFTAMGALELTPDPTLVVSGLSIPPASLSILTASAAAAIIAIALAAAVLDRRAKGELGRQQVVLDAALENMSQGLCMFDADGKIQLFNERYAAMLGRTGIPLAGRLLVDVLREEQAKGQWQGDAGEFFARLVADAREGRTTSQVVNRLGRSIRVVNQPMQGGGWVATFEDITEWLEAQAKISHMARHDALTSLPNRVLFHEQLEQGLRRTMSGDQLAVLCLDLDHFKDINDSLGHPIGDALLKEVGRRLKATVGENDTVARLGGDEFAVVQIGRSEEAAARSLAGRLVEVISAPYEIDDHQIVIGVSIGISLSPQDGNNPDELLKNADLALYRAKADGRGTYRFFETGMDARAQARRLLEMDLRAALQRDEFEVHYQPIRDVASDRVVAFEALLRWNHPQRGLISPVNFIPLAEETGLIIQLGEFVLRGACADAATWPDDIDVAVNLSPVQFKSPNLIASVTAALAASGLSARRLELEITESVLLQNSEATLTTLHELRAMGVRISLDDFGTGYSSLSYLRSFPFDKIKIDRSFVSELATREDSMAIIRAVTSLGRSLGIVTTAEGVENDAQLELLRREGCTQAQGYLFSKPRPASGVALMLERPRLRATA; this is encoded by the coding sequence ATGTATCAGGTCCTCTACTGTCTCACCGACGAGCATGATTGGCGACTTGTTGCGCTTGGCGGCGCGGTGTGTCTGCTCGCGAGCGCTGCAGCGATCAGCCTGTTTCACCGGGCCCGCGCGGCCCGTGGGAGCGCTCGCGTGGCGTGGATTGCGCTCGATGCTGCCGTTGCCGGCTGCGGCATCTGGGCGACCCATTTCATCGCGATGCAGGCGTACGGGCCGGGCGCCGGCGGCGCTTACAACATCCCCGTGACGGTGCTGTCGCTGATCTTTGCGATCGCAGTCACCTTCATCGGTCTCAGCATCTCGGTGTCGACGACGCGCGGGCTCCTGGTTGCACTCGGTGGCGCCGTTGTCGGCGGCGGCGTGGCCGCCATGCATTACACCGGCATGATGGCGTTCGAGATTCCGGCTCATGTCGGCTGGGCGACCGGTACCGTGACCGTCTCGATCCTGCTCGGCATCCTCTTCGGCTCGCTCGCTCTGTTTGTCGCGGGACGGCGCGACGGCGTGTCCGGTGCCCTCGGCGCGACGGTCCTGCTGACGGTCGCCATCGTCTCGCATCATTTCACCGCCATGGGCGCGCTGGAGCTGACGCCCGATCCTACGCTCGTGGTCAGCGGCCTTTCGATCCCGCCGGCGTCGCTGTCGATCCTGACCGCCAGCGCGGCGGCTGCCATCATCGCGATCGCGCTCGCGGCCGCCGTGCTCGACCGTCGTGCCAAGGGCGAGCTCGGACGCCAGCAGGTCGTGCTGGATGCTGCGCTCGAGAACATGTCGCAGGGCCTGTGCATGTTCGATGCGGACGGCAAGATCCAGCTCTTCAACGAACGCTACGCCGCGATGCTCGGCCGCACCGGCATTCCGCTCGCCGGGCGCCTGCTCGTCGACGTGCTGCGGGAGGAGCAGGCGAAAGGCCAGTGGCAGGGCGATGCGGGCGAGTTCTTCGCGCGTCTCGTCGCCGATGCGCGCGAGGGCCGCACGACCAGCCAGGTCGTCAACCGGCTCGGCCGCTCCATCCGCGTCGTCAACCAGCCGATGCAGGGCGGCGGCTGGGTCGCGACCTTCGAGGACATCACCGAATGGCTGGAGGCGCAGGCCAAGATCTCGCACATGGCGCGCCATGACGCGCTGACCAGTTTGCCCAACCGCGTGCTGTTCCACGAGCAGCTCGAGCAGGGACTGCGGCGCACCATGTCGGGCGACCAGCTCGCGGTGCTCTGTCTCGATCTCGATCATTTCAAGGACATCAACGACTCGCTCGGCCATCCGATCGGCGATGCGCTGCTGAAGGAGGTCGGCCGCAGGCTGAAGGCCACCGTCGGCGAGAACGACACCGTGGCGCGGCTCGGTGGCGACGAGTTCGCCGTGGTCCAGATCGGACGCTCCGAGGAAGCCGCGGCGAGATCGCTCGCCGGCCGTCTCGTCGAGGTGATCTCGGCGCCCTACGAGATCGACGACCATCAGATCGTGATCGGCGTCTCGATCGGCATCTCGCTGTCGCCGCAGGACGGCAACAATCCGGACGAGCTCTTGAAGAACGCTGATCTCGCGCTGTACCGCGCCAAGGCCGACGGCCGCGGCACCTATCGCTTCTTCGAGACCGGCATGGACGCGCGCGCGCAGGCGCGGCGGCTGTTGGAAATGGATCTGCGCGCGGCGCTGCAACGCGATGAATTCGAGGTGCACTACCAACCGATCCGCGACGTCGCCAGCGATCGCGTCGTCGCCTTCGAGGCGCTGCTGCGCTGGAACCATCCGCAGCGCGGACTGATCTCGCCCGTCAACTTCATTCCGCTGGCCGAGGAGACCGGTCTCATCATCCAGCTCGGCGAGTTCGTGCTGCGCGGCGCCTGCGCCGATGCGGCCACCTGGCCTGACGATATCGACGTCGCCGTCAACCTGTCGCCGGTGCAGTTCAAGAGCCCGAACCTGATCGCGTCGGTGACCGCGGCGCTGGCCGCCTCGGGACTGAGCGCACGCCGTCTCGAGCTCGAGATCACCGAATCCGTGCTGCTCCAGAACAGCGAGGCGACGCTGACCACGCTGCACGAGCTGCGCGCCATGGGCGTGCGAATCTCGCTCGACGATTTCGGCACCGGCTATTCATCGCTGAGCTATCTGCGCAGCTTCCCGTTCGACAAGATCAAGATCGACCGCTCGTTCGTGTCGGAGCTCGCAACGCGCGAGGATTCCATGGCGATCATCCGCGCCGTGACGAGCCTTGGCCGCAGCCTCGGCATCGTCACCACCGCGGAAGGCGTCGAGAACGATGCGCAGCTCGAGCTCCTGCGGCGCGAGGGCTGCACCCAGGCGCAGGGTTATCTGTTCAGCAAGCCGCGGCCTGCCTCGGGCGTGGCGTTGATGCTGGAGCGTCCGCGTTTGCGGGCGACCGCCTGA
- the kdgD gene encoding 5-dehydro-4-deoxyglucarate dehydratase, with the protein MSKMTPQEMAQKIGSGLLSFPVTPFKADYSFDEATYRANMDWLCGYDVAGLFAAGGTGEFFSLTPTEVPQVVKVAVDETKGRVPVLAGTGYGTAIAREIAIGAEKAGADGLLLLPPYLTHSEQEGLAAHVEAVCASVKIGVIVYNRDNAILQPDTLARLAERCPNLVGYKDGIGDIELMTRVYTKLGDRLTYVGGLPTAETFALPYLDMGVTTYSSAVFNFVPEFATNFYAAVRKRDHAAIHAGLKDFILPLIAIRNRKKGYAVSIIKAGMKVIGRDSGPVRPPLTDLTEQEIAELAALVKKLPAARSSQQAAE; encoded by the coding sequence ATGAGCAAGATGACCCCGCAGGAGATGGCCCAGAAGATCGGATCGGGCCTCCTGTCCTTCCCCGTCACGCCGTTCAAGGCGGACTACTCCTTCGACGAGGCGACCTACCGCGCCAACATGGACTGGCTGTGCGGCTATGACGTCGCAGGTCTGTTCGCCGCCGGCGGCACCGGCGAGTTCTTCTCGCTGACCCCGACCGAGGTTCCGCAAGTCGTGAAAGTCGCCGTCGACGAGACCAAGGGCCGCGTGCCCGTGCTCGCCGGCACCGGCTACGGCACCGCGATCGCCCGCGAGATCGCGATCGGCGCGGAAAAGGCCGGCGCCGACGGCCTCTTGCTGCTGCCGCCCTATCTCACCCATTCCGAGCAGGAAGGCCTTGCCGCCCATGTCGAGGCGGTCTGCGCCTCCGTGAAGATCGGCGTCATCGTCTACAACCGCGACAACGCCATCCTCCAGCCCGATACGCTCGCGCGCCTTGCCGAGCGCTGCCCGAACCTCGTCGGCTACAAGGACGGCATCGGCGACATCGAGTTGATGACGCGTGTCTACACCAAGCTCGGCGATCGCCTGACCTATGTCGGCGGCCTGCCGACCGCCGAGACCTTCGCGCTGCCCTATCTCGACATGGGCGTGACGACCTATTCGTCGGCCGTGTTCAACTTCGTGCCGGAATTCGCCACCAATTTCTACGCCGCCGTGCGCAAGCGCGACCATGCGGCGATCCACGCCGGGCTGAAGGACTTCATCCTGCCGCTGATCGCGATCCGCAACCGCAAGAAGGGCTATGCGGTCTCGATCATCAAGGCCGGCATGAAGGTGATCGGCCGCGATTCCGGCCCGGTCCGTCCGCCGCTCACCGACCTCACCGAGCAGGAGATCGCGGAGCTGGCCGCGCTGGTGAAGA
- a CDS encoding MFS transporter: MSAVVSAADVRRSRVRLFIVTMLFLVTTVNYADRATLSIAGPALSKELHLDPIAMGWIFSAFGWSYVVAQVPGGWLLDRYGSRLVYAFSIIVWSLFTLMQGWVGFLSAGAAVAVLFALRLLVGVAEAPSFPANARIVAAWFPGNERGTASAFFNSGQYFATVIFAPLMGWIAHDYGWRYVFFVMGALGVVMGLAWLKTIYGPKEHPSINEAEFDYIKEGGALVDLDAPKDDLLRERAPEAGSGWDHIRQLLSNRMMLGVYLGQYCINTLTYFFLTWFPVYLVKERGLSILQAGFVATLPALCGFIGGVLGGIISDAILRRTGSLTMARKIPIVGGMLLSMSIIACNYVDGQALVVGFMALAFFGKGIGALGWAVVSDTSPKEAGGVSGGLFNTFGNLSSITTPIVIGYILAATGSFNGALVFVGANALVAAFAYLVIVGKIERVVLKRSS, translated from the coding sequence ATGAGCGCAGTGGTGTCCGCAGCGGACGTGAGGAGGTCTCGCGTCAGGCTGTTCATCGTGACCATGTTGTTCCTGGTCACCACCGTCAATTATGCCGACCGGGCCACGCTGTCGATCGCGGGCCCTGCGCTTTCCAAGGAGCTGCATCTCGATCCCATCGCCATGGGCTGGATCTTCTCGGCGTTCGGCTGGTCCTATGTCGTTGCCCAAGTGCCGGGCGGCTGGCTGCTCGACCGTTACGGCTCGCGCCTCGTCTATGCCTTCAGCATCATCGTCTGGTCGCTGTTCACGCTGATGCAGGGCTGGGTCGGCTTCCTCAGTGCCGGCGCCGCCGTCGCCGTGCTGTTCGCGCTTCGCCTGCTGGTCGGCGTCGCTGAAGCCCCCTCCTTCCCCGCCAACGCCCGCATCGTCGCGGCGTGGTTTCCCGGCAACGAGCGCGGCACCGCATCGGCCTTCTTCAACTCTGGACAGTATTTCGCCACCGTGATCTTCGCGCCGCTGATGGGCTGGATCGCGCATGATTACGGCTGGCGCTATGTGTTCTTCGTGATGGGCGCGCTTGGCGTCGTCATGGGTCTCGCCTGGCTCAAGACCATCTACGGCCCAAAGGAGCACCCCTCGATCAACGAGGCGGAGTTCGACTACATCAAGGAAGGCGGCGCGCTGGTCGATCTCGACGCGCCCAAGGACGATCTGCTGCGCGAGCGTGCGCCCGAGGCTGGCTCCGGCTGGGACCACATCCGCCAGCTGCTCTCCAACCGCATGATGCTCGGCGTCTATCTCGGCCAGTACTGCATCAACACGCTGACGTATTTCTTCCTGACCTGGTTTCCGGTCTACCTCGTCAAGGAGCGCGGCCTGTCGATCCTGCAAGCCGGCTTCGTCGCGACGCTGCCTGCGCTGTGCGGCTTCATCGGCGGCGTGCTCGGCGGCATCATCTCCGATGCGATCCTGCGCAGGACCGGCTCGCTGACCATGGCGCGCAAGATCCCGATCGTCGGCGGCATGCTGCTGTCGATGTCGATCATCGCCTGCAACTATGTCGACGGACAGGCGCTGGTGGTCGGCTTCATGGCGCTCGCCTTCTTCGGCAAGGGCATCGGCGCGCTCGGCTGGGCGGTCGTCTCCGACACCTCGCCCAAGGAAGCCGGCGGCGTCTCCGGCGGCCTGTTCAACACCTTCGGCAACCTCTCCTCGATCACCACCCCGATCGTGATCGGCTACATCCTGGCCGCCACCGGCTCGTTCAACGGCGCACTGGTGTTCGTCGGCGCCAACGCGCTGGTGGCCGCCTTCGCCTATCTCGTCATCGTCGGCAAGATCGAGCGGGTGGTGCTCAAACGTTCCTCCTGA